The Candidatus Hydrogenedentota bacterium genome window below encodes:
- a CDS encoding YhfC family glutamic-type intramembrane protease, producing the protein MEATIVNELISGTGMILVGTIAAVLWWWISRAQLRWFAVGVGLWLVAVAVKVGIAILTNGPVIGFFKGHLPNWLFITLGGLYVGVESSLCEIGLTLLLVLLWRAPGRDAGRATAVGTGAGAFEAILLGVVAVCTGLVFAFVDHPQVAEARDVAEKVMATTPLIWLIGSVERVLAIVCHMSSRTMVLLGVTKRRYWLIFWGFLLFTYIDSAAGAAHVSGSVGRVSMWWIELAIVPAAAASVLVLPWCWRKWGKPEEAAPAFPYEPAVESPEHELPYEEGDNT; encoded by the coding sequence ATGGAAGCCACTATTGTGAACGAGTTGATCTCTGGCACGGGGATGATATTGGTGGGGACCATCGCCGCCGTGTTGTGGTGGTGGATTTCCAGGGCGCAGCTCCGGTGGTTCGCGGTGGGCGTCGGGCTGTGGCTGGTGGCGGTCGCGGTCAAAGTGGGGATTGCCATTCTGACCAACGGTCCGGTCATAGGATTCTTCAAAGGCCACCTTCCCAACTGGTTATTCATTACGCTCGGTGGCCTCTATGTTGGGGTCGAATCGAGCCTTTGCGAAATCGGCCTTACGCTGTTGTTGGTGCTCCTCTGGCGTGCGCCGGGCCGCGACGCCGGGCGCGCAACGGCCGTCGGAACGGGCGCGGGAGCGTTCGAAGCTATACTGCTCGGCGTGGTTGCGGTATGCACCGGGCTGGTGTTTGCTTTTGTTGACCATCCTCAAGTGGCCGAGGCGCGGGACGTCGCCGAGAAGGTCATGGCAACCACGCCGCTGATCTGGCTGATAGGCTCGGTCGAACGTGTTCTCGCTATTGTGTGTCACATGTCATCGCGCACGATGGTGCTGCTCGGGGTAACCAAGCGCCGCTACTGGCTCATATTCTGGGGATTCTTGTTGTTCACGTACATCGACTCCGCCGCGGGGGCCGCACATGTCTCGGGAAGCGTAGGCAGAGTGTCGATGTGGTGGATCGAACTGGCGATTGTACCTGCCGCGGCGGCAAGCGTGTTGGTGCTCCCCTGGTGCTGGCGCAAATGGGGCAAACCGGAGGAAGCGGCGCCCGCGTTTCCCTACGAACCGGCTGTAGAATCGCCTGAACACGAGCTGCCCTATGAGGAAGGAGACAACACATGA
- a CDS encoding metal/formaldehyde-sensitive transcriptional repressor, which produces MSHIARERKKLLARVNRIQGQVNALKRAIETAVTDSDCHSIMQQVASIRGAMNGLMLQFLDEHTREHIARGATQADRDRAAEELIEALRSFRT; this is translated from the coding sequence ATGAGCCATATTGCCAGAGAACGCAAGAAACTGCTCGCGCGTGTCAACCGCATTCAGGGCCAGGTGAACGCGTTGAAGCGGGCAATCGAGACCGCGGTTACGGATTCGGACTGCCACAGCATCATGCAACAGGTGGCGTCCATCCGCGGCGCGATGAATGGGCTGATGCTCCAGTTTCTCGATGAGCACACGCGGGAGCATATCGCGCGGGGCGCGACTCAGGCCGACCGGGATCGCGCGGCGGAAGAACTCATAGAAGCGCTGCGCTCGTTTCGCACCTGA